The Deltaproteobacteria bacterium CG11_big_fil_rev_8_21_14_0_20_42_23 genome contains the following window.
AATTAATGATTACAAATTTATCATTTTGATAACTTAATGGTAAAACCGTATAAAAATCAGGGGGCTAGGCTTAGGGGAAAGAATGCACTCCCGCTAGAAAAGGTGGGGACTAAAGTCAGCATTGAAAAAAAAGAAGAGCGCTTATTTGCTCTGGAGATACTCCTCCGTGAGTTTTTTTGCGAGTTCTACTCCAGGCTGGTTGAAGGGATTGATGTCATGAAGAGCACCCGAAAGTGCCGTGGCCATTTCATACACCATAAACAGTCCGCCAAGGCTTTTGGCATCTAGCCTTGCCAGCTTCACACATATATTAGGGCGGTCAACTTTTCGCAAAGCCTCTGCTACCGCCATTTGCTGGGCATGAAGAATTTCTGAAAGCTTTTTTCCTTCAAGAGGAAGTGAAAATGGTGAGATGTTTTTTATTTGTGTTTCTTCCACTGCAAACTGTTCAAGCTTGAAAAACGTAAACACTTTGTCGTTTGGCCCCTCCATAAACAATTGCAATTGCGAATGCTGGTCGGTAGCACCTAAGGCTTTGAGTGGAGTTTGCCCTTTCCCTTCTTTGCCCAAACTTTCTGCCCACAGTTGAATATACCAATCTGCAAACAACGAAAGCTTATCGGTATACGGAAATAAAACTGAAATGTGTTTTTGTTTTTTGGTATTCAGCAAAAAATGAATGCGCGCTACGTTACACGCATCGTACGCATACTCTTGCTGCGCATAATCTGCTCCGTCAAGCAACGCATCAATGTCAACACCCGCAACTGCAGCGGGGAGAAGCCCCACCGGCGAGAGCACGGAAAATCTTCCCCCCAATTGGCTGGGCACAACAAACGAACGAAGCTGATGTTCATCTGCAAATGCACGCAATTTTCCTTGCCTTGCATCGGTGCAGAGCAGCACATGTTCTTTCCATTCTGCTGGAAGTTTCGTTTGCAACTGTTGCATTACCAAAAGTAATTGCGAAATGGTTTCAGTAGTTCCACCTGATTTTGAAACCACATAAAAACACGTTTTCTTGAGATCGAGTTTATGCAGCAAAGGATAAAAAGTAGATGGATCAATGTTATCGCACACCACAACACGAGTTGATACAGATGAAAACAAAGCATCGTTATCAGTTAATGCTGAAAGCAAACATTTTGTACCAAGCGCTGATCCGCCAATACCAAGAACTACAAGCGTGCTGAATTTTTCTCGTACTTTTGTTGCAATACGTTTTATTTCGGCCAGTTCATCACGTTCATGAGGCGCGCGAAGAAAAGAAGCCTCTCCACTTTTTTCCCAGACTTGTAATTGTTGTTGCGCTTTGGAAAGTTCCACTTCACTTACTTGCCATTCAGCTTGGCTGATCCCATGCGCTTCGCCCACGTGTTCTGCAAAAATATTCTTGATGTCGAATTGAATCATGTTTCACCTTTAGGATGTTTTGTGTTCGGTTTTTTTCATTTCGTTGTCCATGATTGTCATCCTGAGTGAAACGAAGGATCTCCTTAAAATGACATAGATTCTTCGCATACGCTCAGAATGACAGCACGTTAGGAGAGGAGGAAAATCACAACATATTTTTAAGTGACGCGATTTCTTTAGCATTCAAAAAACGCCAAGCGCCTTTTTTGAGGCGTCCAATTTTGAGTGAGCCCACTGCAATGCGGCGAAGACGAATCACCGGATGGCCAACGGCATCGCACATGCAGCGAAGCTGACGGTTTTTTCCTTCTCGAATAGAAACTTCAATCCAAGAATGTTCTTCCCCTTCTCGTACTGACGAAACTTTTGCCGGTAGAGTTTTTCCATCTTCAAGCTCAACACCTTGGCGCAACTCATCTAATGTATGTCTGCTAGGCTTTCCCGAGACTTTGATTTGATAGGTTTTCCAGAACTCATGCTTTGGATGCGTGAGGTGTTGGATAAAATCACCATCATCCGAAAGCAACAACAAGCCTTCAGTTTCGAAATCTAACCTGCCCACAGAATTGAGCGAGTTTTTAAATTTAGAAAGATGATCCCAAATAGTATTTCTTCCTTTTGGATCTGATTTTGTCACCAGACAAAGTGGTGGTTTGTAAAAAGCAACGTAGGTAAACCGCTTAGGCAACGTTAAATTTCTGCCGTCGAGTTTTACGTGATCTTTGCTGGGATCAACTTGAGTTGCCAATTTGGTAATGACGGCACCGTTTAAAATAACGCGGCCTTTTTCAATGGCTTCATCAGCTGCTCTGCGCGACAACTCAGTGGTAAGAGCTATCAGACGGTTCAGTCTCATCGTTTGCGGCAGATTCATCTTCGGCATGGGAATGTGTTGATTCCGCTTCTGATGCGACGGAGTACTCTTCTTCTTGGGCTGATAAACTCTGTTCTTCATGACTTTGTTTTCCACTTTTTTCTTCCCCCTCGTCATCGAGTTTAACATCCTTGAATTGTTCCTTTACTACGGGATGTGTAAAAATGTCTTTTTCGAGTAAGCGCACAGATTTTAACGTATAATCAAGATCTGCAATGGCTTCTTCATCTTCTTCTTCACTTATTTCTAATTGCGAAATCACTTCGGTTTCTTCTTCACCTTGCTCAATCACTTCGGTTTGCTCTTCATCATCGTCACCATCACCTGATAGCAGCTCCATTTGCCGTCCGGTGCCTTCTTCGGTGAGCACTTGTTTCTTCTGCATTATTTCTTGAATTTCAGAAAGACTTGGCAAGGCTTTTAAATCGGAAAGATCAAATAATTCCAAAAATGTTTTAGTGGTTCCATACAACAACGGCTGACCCGCTTCGTCGCGCTTACCCACAATTTTCACCAAGTCTTTTTCAAGTAAAGTTTTGATGACACCGCCAGAATCAACTCCGCGCACATCTTCAATTTCTGAACGAATACAAGGCTGCTGATAAGCAATGATAGCAAGGGTTTCCAAGGCAGCTGGTGAAAGCCTTGTTGGCTTTGGAAGATTTAAACGCTTCAAGGCATCGGCACATTTTTCTTTTGAACGAAACTGGTATCCACCTGCAATTTTTTTGAACTGAATCCCTCGCGCTGGATTTTCATTGTAACTTTGCTCAAGCTCATCCAACACTTCTTTCACTTCATCTCTTGAAACACCTTGATCTTCCAAAAGATCGGCAAGGCGTCTGTCGCTTAAAGGTTCTTCGGAAACAAAAATATAGGCCTCAATCAGAGAACAGAGTTCTTGCTTTTCCATTTAGCTTTCCTCACTTTTTACGGAACCATATTCATCAACTTGAATTTTCATTCGCTCTTCTTCAGAAATTTTTTCAACTGAACCACGAAGGTAAATAGTGCCGCCGCGTTCAATTTGGTAGAGCTTAATCATTTTAAGACGGCACATTTCCAACAACGATAAAAAAGTAATGATGACATCGTACACATCAAACACATCGGTTAAAATTTCTTCCATAGTGGTGGTGGCATCTTTTTGAATGCGATCCATCAGCTGATAAATGCGAGCATTGACGCTAATGCGATCGAGTCCAACGCCGTGAAATTTTTTCTCGGGGACACGCGCAATAAGTTTTCCAAACGCCTCAAGCAATTCGTAAATATCAACTTCGAGTGGACCATCATGCGTGGGCTTCACTCTTTCAGGACTTTGCGGAAGAAAAACATCGCGACCAAGCTGGGCGCGGCCTTCCAGCTGATTGCCAGCTTCTTTATATTTTTGATACTCCAGCAAACGTTCCACAAGACTTGCGCGTGGATCATTGCCTTCATCTTCAAGCACACCCTGCTCTTCAATGGGAAGCAACAAGCGCGATTTGATGTGCGCCAGTTCAGAAGCCATCAGCAAAAACTCACCCGCAAAATCAATATCGATGTCTTTAATCTCTTCGATGTACTTCATATACTCTTCAAGTACGAAGGTGATGGGAATGTTGTAGACATCGATGTCATTTTTTTTGATGAGGTGAAGCAAGATATCCAGCGGACCTTCGAAAGCATCTAAATTGACGCGGTAATCTTGAGCAAATTGAGTAGCTTCCATAGTTTCCTCTTAACACTAGGTGTAGTGAAGTCCCACCTTTTCTTTCACTTTTTCTAATGTGGCTTCTGCGCTTTCACTTGCCTGCTTTGAGCCAGCGCTAAGCATTTGAAGCAACTCTGCTTCTTTTCCGTCCCACTTTTTACGCTCTTCCCGTATGGGATTCCAGAACTTCAGCGCATTGGCAATACATTTCTTTTTGCAGTCCACACAGCCAATTTTGGCACTTCTGCAATCGGCATCTACTTCGGCGCGTTCTTCATCTGGTGTAAAAAGACGATGATAATCATAGAGCCGGCACTTGTCCGGATCTCCAGGATCTGCGCGTCTTTGCCGTGCAGGGTCTGTGATGGTGGCCATCACTTTTTTACTCATCTCTGTTTCGTCATCAGCAATGTAGATGGCATTGCCAAAACTTTTCGACATCTTTCTGCCGTCGATGCCAGGCACTCGAGGAGTTTTGGTAAGCAACGCTTCAGGTTCCACAAAAATATTTTCAGCCTTCAAGACAAAGTGAAAACGCCTGATAATTTCTCGCGACAACTCAATATGCGCTAGCTGATCTTCACCCACCGGAACACAAGCCGCACCATAAAGCGCCACATCAGCCGTTTGCAAAACAGGATAGCCCAAGAAACCGTAGGTATCCAAATCTTTGCCTTCCATTTGCAGCTTCATGTCTTTGTAGGATGGAACACGTTGCAACCACGAAAGCGGCGTAATCATAGAGAGGATAAGGTGAAGCTCGGCATGTGCTGTTACAAACGATTGCAAAAAGAGAGTAGATTTTTTGGGATCAATGCCCACAGCCAGCCAGTCTTTCAGCACTTCTTTCACATTGCTTTGAATGTCACTCACATCTTCATAAGCTGTAGTAAGGGCATGCCAGTCGGCGATAAAAAAGAAGCAGTCAAATTTTTCTTG
Protein-coding sequences here:
- a CDS encoding glucose-6-phosphate isomerase codes for the protein MIQFDIKNIFAEHVGEAHGISQAEWQVSEVELSKAQQQLQVWEKSGEASFLRAPHERDELAEIKRIATKVREKFSTLVVLGIGGSALGTKCLLSALTDNDALFSSVSTRVVVCDNIDPSTFYPLLHKLDLKKTCFYVVSKSGGTTETISQLLLVMQQLQTKLPAEWKEHVLLCTDARQGKLRAFADEHQLRSFVVPSQLGGRFSVLSPVGLLPAAVAGVDIDALLDGADYAQQEYAYDACNVARIHFLLNTKKQKHISVLFPYTDKLSLFADWYIQLWAESLGKEGKGQTPLKALGATDQHSQLQLFMEGPNDKVFTFFKLEQFAVEETQIKNISPFSLPLEGKKLSEILHAQQMAVAEALRKVDRPNICVKLARLDAKSLGGLFMVYEMATALSGALHDINPFNQPGVELAKKLTEEYLQSK
- a CDS encoding pseudouridine synthase; the encoded protein is MLNSMTRGKKKVENKVMKNRVYQPKKKSTPSHQKRNQHIPMPKMNLPQTMRLNRLIALTTELSRRAADEAIEKGRVILNGAVITKLATQVDPSKDHVKLDGRNLTLPKRFTYVAFYKPPLCLVTKSDPKGRNTIWDHLSKFKNSLNSVGRLDFETEGLLLLSDDGDFIQHLTHPKHEFWKTYQIKVSGKPSRHTLDELRQGVELEDGKTLPAKVSSVREGEEHSWIEVSIREGKNRQLRCMCDAVGHPVIRLRRIAVGSLKIGRLKKGAWRFLNAKEIASLKNML
- the scpB gene encoding SMC-Scp complex subunit ScpB; this encodes MEKQELCSLIEAYIFVSEEPLSDRRLADLLEDQGVSRDEVKEVLDELEQSYNENPARGIQFKKIAGGYQFRSKEKCADALKRLNLPKPTRLSPAALETLAIIAYQQPCIRSEIEDVRGVDSGGVIKTLLEKDLVKIVGKRDEAGQPLLYGTTKTFLELFDLSDLKALPSLSEIQEIMQKKQVLTEEGTGRQMELLSGDGDDDEEQTEVIEQGEEETEVISQLEISEEEDEEAIADLDYTLKSVRLLEKDIFTHPVVKEQFKDVKLDDEGEEKSGKQSHEEQSLSAQEEEYSVASEAESTHSHAEDESAANDETEPSDSSYH
- a CDS encoding segregation/condensation protein A, with the translated sequence MEATQFAQDYRVNLDAFEGPLDILLHLIKKNDIDVYNIPITFVLEEYMKYIEEIKDIDIDFAGEFLLMASELAHIKSRLLLPIEEQGVLEDEGNDPRASLVERLLEYQKYKEAGNQLEGRAQLGRDVFLPQSPERVKPTHDGPLEVDIYELLEAFGKLIARVPEKKFHGVGLDRISVNARIYQLMDRIQKDATTTMEEILTDVFDVYDVIITFLSLLEMCRLKMIKLYQIERGGTIYLRGSVEKISEEERMKIQVDEYGSVKSEES
- the trpS gene encoding tryptophan--tRNA ligase, with the protein product MKKKRLVSGMRPTGKLHWGNYFGALKNWVELQEKFDCFFFIADWHALTTAYEDVSDIQSNVKEVLKDWLAVGIDPKKSTLFLQSFVTAHAELHLILSMITPLSWLQRVPSYKDMKLQMEGKDLDTYGFLGYPVLQTADVALYGAACVPVGEDQLAHIELSREIIRRFHFVLKAENIFVEPEALLTKTPRVPGIDGRKMSKSFGNAIYIADDETEMSKKVMATITDPARQRRADPGDPDKCRLYDYHRLFTPDEERAEVDADCRSAKIGCVDCKKKCIANALKFWNPIREERKKWDGKEAELLQMLSAGSKQASESAEATLEKVKEKVGLHYT